The following nucleotide sequence is from uncultured Draconibacterium sp..
GGCTAATCTTTTAATCTGGATATTTTTTTGTTCCAACCTATCAAGTTCGTCGGAAGTAAGTATTTCTCGCTGAGTGGGTGCTAAACCAACCTTGTATTTTTTATACGGATTAGTTGAAATATGCTCCATTGAAATAGCCAAATTGAGAACTCTTCTCAAATGCTTATGATAGTTCCATGCGGTATTTTGATGCACCTTATATTTTTGTTTGAGGTAAACATCAAAGGCATCAAGAAAACCAAACTTAATTGTCTGTACGGGATAATCATTTTTCTTGTAACGATCTTTGATAAAAGTTGCCAGCCTTTTTCTCGATGATTTATAATGTTTGTAGGTTTCTTTCGAATAACCACCGGTTTTGGCAAGCATACTTTCCAGGTAATAATCAAATACCTCCAGAACGCCTGTCTTGTTATCTACCTCTAATAGGTAGTCCTTTATTGTACTTACAGAGAACTCTTCTCCGGATGATCGTAATTGATTGTAATAATCCTGGATCTCGGTTTTTAACTTGTCAAGTCTTTCATTGACAGTATACGCATTCGGCGCACGGTCTTTAACTCTTCCTTTTGCTTCACTCCAATGTTTGGGTTGAATAAACAATCCGGTGGAAAGATCTACTCTTTTTGATTTAACCGTGAATCTAACATAGATGGGTAGTTGACCATCATCATTTAACCTCGATTTTCGAGGATAAAAATGGATAATAACTCTCATAATTACCTCCTTTTAAAATTGTTAATAAATGATTCCGGTTGATGCTTAAAACTACTGAATATTGAGTAAAATGAAAACAGTAAAAAGCACCAAAAAGAACCAAATAAAATGTTAAAAATCAAATAATTATAGAGTTTCGAGGGACCATGGATTTGTGAAATTTGCTATGGTCCCTCTGTGGTCCCTCCAAATACGGCCATGTATGACCTTTTTTGGTATTTCACGAAAAAAGAAAAGCGCTTAAAATCAATGATTTAAGCGCTTTTACTATTTTTTGATATCTAAAATGGTGCCCAGTAAAGGACAATTTTGCATTTTCTTATGCGCTTAAAATCAGCTTCTTATAAATGCCGATAAATTTTGTTCTCGGTAAAGTCTCTCTTAAGTTTCAATATCCTTTTTATTGTATGCAAATATACGTAAACTGATTTAATCTATACGCCTTTTGGGGAATTCTCCAGGGCAAACTCATACTTTAACAGTAAAATTATTTATTTAATATTTTTTCACATTTTACTCAAAATCAGCTATTTAGTTATTGTTTTTCACAATAAAAATTCGTATATTATATTGATAATCAATAAATTACGAGTTTTGAAAACACCTATTGAATTAAGGTCTGTTTTTAGCCAAATAGACGACCCCAGAAGCGATATAAACAAGCTTCACAAATTGGAGGACATCCTCCTTATAGGAATTATTTCAGTGATTTGTGCGGCAGATACGTGGAAGAACATGGAGACATATGCCAAGGCAAAAGAAGATTTTTTGCGTTCGTTCCTTGAATTACCCAATGGAATTCCTTCAGACGACACCTTTAACCGTGTATTTTCATCCATTAACAGTGAGCAGTTTGAAGCTTGTTTTGTAGACTGGGTCAGCCACCTGGTAAACTTAACCAATGGCGAAGTAATCCCTATTGATGGGAAAACCATTAGGGGGGCTAAATCCAATGGGAAAAAGTCGCCCTTCCACATGGTAAGTGCATGGGCAACAAACAATAATTTGGTTTTGGGACAAGTTAAGGTTTCTGAAAAATCAAATGAAATTACAGCCATCCCTAAATTATTGGAATTGATTACAGTTAAAGGATGTACCATAACCATTGATGCTATGGGCTGCCAGCAGGATATAGCAACTAAAATAATTGAACAGGAAGCCAATTACGTTTTAGCTGTCAAGGAGAACCAAAAACAATTATATCAAGATATCCAGGACGAGTTCAGGTTCGGGAAAAATATCCAAACAGACATATCAGAAGAACTGGACCATGGTCGCATAGAAACCAGAAAATGTAGTGTCATCAGTACTTTTGAATTTATTGAAAACAAAGAAGAATGGACCGGGCTGAAAAGCATCGTTAAAATTGAAAGTACCAGGGAATTTAAAAACTCTGACAAACCAACTGAATATGCCACAAGGTATTACATATCAAGTTTGTTGGCCGGTGCAAAAGAACTGCAAAGCACAATCCGCTCGCACTGGGGAATTGAAAACAAACTTCATTGGATATTGGATGTTGCTTTCTCCGAAGATGCTTCCAGAAAAAGAGCAGGCAAT
It contains:
- a CDS encoding ISAs1 family transposase, with translation MKTPIELRSVFSQIDDPRSDINKLHKLEDILLIGIISVICAADTWKNMETYAKAKEDFLRSFLELPNGIPSDDTFNRVFSSINSEQFEACFVDWVSHLVNLTNGEVIPIDGKTIRGAKSNGKKSPFHMVSAWATNNNLVLGQVKVSEKSNEITAIPKLLELITVKGCTITIDAMGCQQDIATKIIEQEANYVLAVKENQKQLYQDIQDEFRFGKNIQTDISEELDHGRIETRKCSVISTFEFIENKEEWTGLKSIVKIESTREFKNSDKPTEYATRYYISSLLAGAKELQSTIRSHWGIENKLHWILDVAFSEDASRKRAGNASQNFSILNKIALNLLKNDTSERQGIKGKRLKAAYDQNYLIKILGLKV
- a CDS encoding site-specific integrase, whose product is MRVIIHFYPRKSRLNDDGQLPIYVRFTVKSKRVDLSTGLFIQPKHWSEAKGRVKDRAPNAYTVNERLDKLKTEIQDYYNQLRSSGEEFSVSTIKDYLLEVDNKTGVLEVFDYYLESMLAKTGGYSKETYKHYKSSRKRLATFIKDRYKKNDYPVQTIKFGFLDAFDVYLKQKYKVHQNTAWNYHKHLRRVLNLAISMEHISTNPYKKYKVGLAPTQREILTSDELDRLEQKNIQIKRLAIVRDIFVFACYTGLSYSDIFKLNKSHLRKGIDKKDWIIIDRTKTSTRCRIPLLPKAKELLDKYLEYPANENSGKLLPVLTNQKMNSYLKELGDICGINKDITMHIARHTFATSVTLANGVPIETVSKILGHTSLKTTQIYAKVLDQKISEDMDMLQTKLGAKKKAI